The Sporosarcina sp. 6E9 genome window below encodes:
- a CDS encoding MMPL family transporter — protein sequence MTKLKGKRLWWLSVSVWIGLTIILSALAPGGKEFVQANKDAGLPADVESIIADRQLDKHFPQDGGMPIFAVFHKEEGVTDEEIDTFADTLEGIGLDEVETLPLSKMNPEIQRTFLSENEKTFFVPLTLKKDVEGNELHDLVSAIKDRVDPIIDQGIEVSWTGPGAIASDATELFSRADVVLLLSTVGLILILLLVIYRSPLLTLIPLVGAAIAYAVVDRLIGLSASAGLFTAESQALSIMTILLFAVVTDYSLLIFSRYREELRIHESTDTAMRETMRHVKEPIFFSGSTIVLGVSTLFFTLYEPYRNFAPVFAIAAGVMLIAGLTLLPALFALIDRRAFWPVIPKFGEEKIEKKTIWGKVAEKVTKRPVLFSIPITLLLLLGAWNVTNLEESYDLIESFPEDLSSRVGYERLADSFSPGSLAPGTLLFVSEQELNMEDLQTVIGTVEEKSGIESVTAQGNTLSKDEKSAKFSVTFKGNPYGAEAFDTVQALRDEGQEILKAAGIIDTDLYIAGESAKNADLRDINNRDTWLVMISMTILITLMLGLQTKSIIAPIYMMGTILLSYAATLGLSLFLFDKFLGLEAIAYRIPLYTFVFLVALGVDYSIMLIARIREEMKSLPFEDAVRKGLEKTGGVISSAGVILAATFLVLTTMPIDELKLFGFIMALGILIDTFIVRPVLIPAILILLGKWSFWPKKIR from the coding sequence ATGACTAAATTGAAGGGGAAGCGACTGTGGTGGCTGTCCGTAAGTGTTTGGATTGGTCTGACGATTATATTGTCAGCACTCGCCCCAGGTGGAAAAGAATTTGTGCAGGCAAATAAAGATGCAGGCCTGCCAGCGGATGTTGAGTCAATCATAGCAGACCGTCAATTGGATAAACACTTTCCTCAAGACGGCGGGATGCCGATTTTCGCAGTGTTTCATAAAGAGGAAGGCGTCACGGACGAAGAAATTGATACCTTTGCAGATACGCTTGAAGGCATTGGTTTGGACGAAGTAGAAACGCTACCATTATCTAAAATGAATCCGGAAATACAGAGAACATTTCTTTCGGAGAATGAGAAAACATTCTTCGTCCCGCTTACCTTGAAAAAGGATGTAGAGGGCAATGAGCTACACGATTTAGTGAGTGCGATAAAAGATCGCGTTGATCCGATAATTGATCAAGGTATTGAAGTCTCCTGGACGGGTCCTGGAGCAATTGCGTCTGATGCAACCGAGTTATTTAGTCGGGCGGATGTCGTTCTTTTATTATCTACAGTAGGGCTTATCTTAATATTGTTGCTCGTTATTTACCGCTCACCATTGTTAACATTAATCCCGTTGGTGGGTGCGGCAATTGCTTATGCGGTTGTAGATCGTCTTATCGGTTTATCTGCTTCGGCTGGATTATTTACGGCGGAAAGCCAGGCGCTTTCGATTATGACGATATTACTGTTTGCTGTCGTGACCGATTATTCATTACTCATCTTTTCGCGATACCGAGAAGAATTAAGAATACATGAATCGACAGATACAGCTATGCGAGAGACAATGCGTCATGTAAAAGAACCAATTTTCTTTAGCGGAAGCACGATTGTTCTCGGGGTTTCGACATTGTTCTTTACGCTGTACGAACCGTATCGTAACTTTGCCCCGGTCTTTGCGATTGCAGCAGGCGTTATGTTAATTGCAGGGCTGACATTGCTCCCAGCATTGTTTGCATTAATTGACAGGAGAGCATTTTGGCCGGTCATTCCAAAGTTCGGTGAAGAAAAGATTGAAAAGAAAACGATTTGGGGTAAAGTTGCGGAGAAAGTAACGAAACGACCTGTTTTGTTTTCGATTCCAATTACGTTATTGCTTTTGCTTGGGGCTTGGAATGTAACGAATCTGGAAGAGTCTTATGATTTAATCGAGTCATTCCCTGAAGATTTATCTTCCCGTGTCGGTTATGAAAGACTTGCAGATTCGTTCTCTCCTGGTAGTCTTGCACCTGGTACGTTATTGTTTGTTTCGGAACAGGAACTTAACATGGAAGATCTACAAACGGTCATTGGAACAGTTGAAGAGAAGAGTGGAATTGAAAGTGTGACAGCGCAAGGAAATACACTATCAAAGGACGAAAAAAGTGCGAAGTTCTCCGTCACATTTAAAGGAAATCCATATGGTGCAGAAGCTTTTGATACAGTGCAAGCGCTTCGTGATGAAGGTCAGGAAATTTTGAAAGCAGCAGGAATTATCGATACAGATTTGTATATTGCAGGTGAAAGCGCCAAAAATGCTGACCTGCGCGATATCAATAATCGCGATACTTGGCTTGTGATGATTTCCATGACAATTCTCATTACGCTTATGCTAGGTTTACAAACCAAATCAATCATTGCGCCAATTTATATGATGGGAACTATTTTGCTGTCGTATGCTGCAACACTTGGGTTATCACTTTTTCTCTTTGATAAGTTTTTAGGGCTTGAAGCGATTGCCTATCGAATTCCGCTATATACGTTTGTTTTTCTCGTAGCTTTAGGTGTCGATTATTCAATTATGCTGATTGCTCGAATTCGTGAAGAGATGAAGTCATTGCCATTCGAGGATGCAGTTCGAAAAGGACTTGAAAAGACTGGTGGGGTGATAAGTTCTGCCGGTGTCATTCTTGCGGCTACATTCCTTGTGTTAACGACGATGCCCATCGATGAATTGAAATTGTTTGGATTTATAATGGCTCTCGGTATTTTGATCGACACGTTTATCGTACGGCCTGTGCTTATTCCAGCCATTTTGATATTGCTTGGAAAATGGAGTTTTTGGCCAAAGAAAATAAGGTAA
- a CDS encoding YkoF family thiamine/hydroxymethylpyrimidine-binding protein: MNNASDISTIVGLRFSLHPMADNFIEIIKGALAEADTSKVWMHTDDVSTVMRGKDIHVFDTAKAIILHASKTGVHVAFNGTFSSGCPGNTADNTYLVKDAVPLNELKVSSMHQYVSTQFSLYPMNNPDYISVIYTEVDRAKERGLFNERMDYASGLHGDIHDVFSFLAETFENARSDEHRHLVMTVNMSINSPSHKK; encoded by the coding sequence ATAAATAATGCTAGCGATATAAGTACAATTGTAGGATTGAGGTTTTCACTTCATCCGATGGCGGACAACTTTATAGAGATTATTAAAGGAGCGCTCGCTGAAGCTGATACCTCAAAGGTTTGGATGCATACCGATGACGTCAGCACAGTGATGCGCGGGAAAGATATTCATGTATTCGACACAGCAAAAGCGATTATTCTGCATGCTTCAAAAACGGGCGTACATGTCGCTTTTAACGGGACCTTTTCAAGTGGTTGCCCTGGAAATACAGCAGACAATACTTATTTGGTGAAAGACGCTGTCCCATTAAATGAACTAAAAGTCTCCAGCATGCATCAATATGTATCCACGCAATTCTCTTTGTATCCAATGAATAATCCAGATTATATCTCGGTCATTTACACAGAAGTCGACCGTGCAAAAGAGCGCGGGTTGTTTAATGAGCGCATGGATTACGCGAGTGGGTTGCACGGGGATATTCATGATGTGTTTTCATTCTTAGCTGAGACGTTTGAAAACGCAAGATCCGACGAACATCGCCATCTTGTGATGACAGTGAACATGAGTATCAATAGCCCTTCACACAAAAAGTAA
- a CDS encoding YcxB family protein, with protein MKIQYNLVAEDYIHFNLFHIKNSNTALKSLNIQRYGSPIFFIFVAIVFAIMGDLHLLSTLIPFLGLSVLWVIFYPKLFYRHVRKNVRKMFKEGKNESLLGEHAMIFMDEGFVESNAYGETNVKWSGIQEVKEDDEFIYLYNSAISAYLIPKRSLSNEGEVKAYIQSGVKK; from the coding sequence ATGAAAATCCAATACAATCTAGTGGCAGAAGACTATATTCACTTTAATTTGTTTCATATTAAGAACTCTAATACGGCATTAAAATCATTGAACATACAAAGGTATGGTTCACCGATTTTCTTCATTTTTGTTGCAATCGTATTTGCAATTATGGGCGATCTTCACTTATTGAGCACGCTTATTCCTTTTTTAGGACTGAGTGTTTTATGGGTAATTTTTTATCCAAAATTATTTTATCGTCATGTTCGAAAAAACGTAAGGAAAATGTTCAAAGAAGGCAAAAATGAGTCTTTATTAGGTGAGCATGCAATGATTTTCATGGATGAAGGATTTGTTGAATCCAATGCATACGGAGAAACGAACGTAAAATGGTCAGGGATTCAGGAAGTTAAAGAGGACGACGAATTTATCTACCTGTACAATAGTGCGATTAGCGCTTATCTAATTCCTAAAAGAAGTTTGTCGAATGAAGGAGAAGTTAAAGCGTATATTCAGTCCGGTGTTAAAAAATAA